In Aeromicrobium sp. A1-2, the DNA window CTTCGTGCGGTTCGATCCCGCAACGTCGTCGAAGTCGATCTCCTCAAGCTCCTTCATACGCTGAAGGCGCTGGTGCATCGTCTGGAAGTTGGTGAGCATTCCGCCGAGCCAACGCTGGTTGACGAACGGCATGCCGACACGCTTGGCCTGCTCCTCGATCGGCTCCTGCGCCTGACGCTTGGTGCCGACGAACAGGATCGTGCCGCCGCGGGCCACGGTGGTCTTGACGAAGTCGTAGCCGGCATCGATGTAGGCCAACGACTGCTGGAGGTCGATGATGTAGATGCCGTTGCGCTCGGTGAAGATGAAGCGCTTCATCTTGGGGTTCCAACGACGGGTCTGGTGCCCGAAGTGGACGCCGCTCTCGAGCAGCTGGCGCATGGTGACGACTGCCATGGTCGTAATCTCCTTGTGGCACACGTGTGCCATTCCTGGTTGACTCACCGCCGGTCGGCGATGACCTGGCGCCTGCCGCGTGCAGCCCACTCCCTGAGGGAGACCAGGACCGCATCCGTATTCGGCTCTCACGTCATACGGAAGAACAGGCGCGCGAATTCCACCTCCGAAGAAGTGGTTGTCGACAGTCTAGGGCACCGAGCCGTCCCGGAGGAAATCCACAACCGCCGCGTTGTGAGAGCGGCTTCCACAGCCGGACCCGGGGGTGGTGCGCGGTCGACCTCGGCTGCGTTGGCTGGTCCCATGATCCCCCGATTCACGGCCCTCGCAGTCCTCCTACTGCTCGGCGCCTCGCCGGCAGGTGCGGCCACATCGCAGCCCTGGGCGTGGCCGCTCCAGCACCACACTGTGGACGAGCGCTTCGACCCACCCGCCAGCCCGTACGGAGCCGGCCATCGGGGCGTCGACATCGCAGCCAACGCCGGCGATGCGGTCCGCGCCGTGGCCGCTGGCCGGGTTTCGTTCGCGGGCCAGGTCGGCGGCACCGGGGTGCTGACGATCGATCACGGCAGTGAGCGATCCACCTATCAGCCGGTCCGGGCCCGCGTCTCGGTCGGTGATGCGGTCCGCCGCGGTCAGGTCGTCGGGACTCTGCTCGGCACGCCGAGTCACTGCGTGGACGCCTGCCTGCACCTCGGCCGGCTGATCGGCGAGGACTACCGCGATCCGCTCGACCTGCTCGGCGGTGGACGCTTCCGGCTGATCAGCCCGCACGGCACGCCACCTCCTCCGCCGGTCGGGACCGGCGGCGACCTGGTGCGGCCGGTCGGTGGGCCGATCACCTCGCCATACGGGATGCGGGTGCACCCCGTCACGCGGGCGCGCAAGCTGCACGACGGCACGGACTTCGGAGTGCCCTGCGGCACGCCGGTGCACGCGGCGGCCAGTGGCACCGTGGTGGCTCGGTCGTACCGCGGCGCATACGGCCGACAAATTGTGATCCGTCACCGGTCCGGCTTCGAGACCTCCTACAGTCATCTGAGCGTCCAGTCGGTCGCGATGGGCGCTCGGGTCACTTCGGGCGAGGTCATCGGCCGATCCGGCACGACGGGCCTGTCGACCGGCTGCCACCTGCACTTCATGGTCGTCCGGTCCGGAAAACCCGTGAATCCCCAGGACTTTCTCTAGCCGCCTTGCATCTGCCCCGCAGCCTCAGGCGCGCGGATGTGCGAGCTTGTAGGCGGAGCGCAGCCGTTCGGTGCTGACGTGGGTGTAGATCTGCGTCGTGCCGAGCGAGGAGTGACCCAGGATCTCCTGCACGCTGCGCAGGTCGGCGCCACCTTCGAGCAGGTGGGTCGCCGCTGTGTGCCGCAGACCGTGCGGACCGATGTCTGGTGCCCCGTCAACCGCGGCGAGCCTCTCGTGGACGA includes these proteins:
- a CDS encoding peptidoglycan DD-metalloendopeptidase family protein — its product is MIPRFTALAVLLLLGASPAGAATSQPWAWPLQHHTVDERFDPPASPYGAGHRGVDIAANAGDAVRAVAAGRVSFAGQVGGTGVLTIDHGSERSTYQPVRARVSVGDAVRRGQVVGTLLGTPSHCVDACLHLGRLIGEDYRDPLDLLGGGRFRLISPHGTPPPPPVGTGGDLVRPVGGPITSPYGMRVHPVTRARKLHDGTDFGVPCGTPVHAAASGTVVARSYRGAYGRQIVIRHRSGFETSYSHLSVQSVAMGARVTSGEVIGRSGTTGLSTGCHLHFMVVRSGKPVNPQDFL